The following are encoded in a window of Syngnathus scovelli strain Florida chromosome 4, RoL_Ssco_1.2, whole genome shotgun sequence genomic DNA:
- the sema6d gene encoding semaphorin-6D isoform X1 has product MGHRAALLGELLRLLLLLTASRTLLAVSFPEDIAPLDVVDAHFSRRYPVFRGRPSGNESQHRLDFQLMTKIQDTLFIAGRDQVYLVSLRESYRNEIIPYRKLTWRSGQADKEMCAVKGKHRDECHNFIKVLVPRNDDLVFICGTNGFNPMCRYYRLDNLELDGEEINGLARCPFDSKQTNVALFAEGKLYSATVADFQASDSVIYRSMGDGSALRTIKYDSKWLKEPHFLHAAEYGNYVYFFYREIAVEHSNLGKVVYSRVARICKNDIGGSQRVLEKHWTSFVKARLNCSVPGDSFFYFDVLQSITDIININGVPSVVGVFTTQMNSIPGSAVCAFSMADIEKVFRGRFKEQKTADSIWTPFPEEKLPKPRPGCCAGYGPAASFKSSIEFPDETLQFIKSHPLMDTAVPSMEDEPWYTKTRVRYRLTALAVDNEAGPHKNYTVVFIGSESGVVLKVLAKTSSMSLNDSLLLEEIDVFNKAKCLSNHDDDKRVLSLHVDKDAHSLYVAFSSCVIRIPLSRCERHSSCHKSCIALRDPYCGWRPQGACERIQPGLLTGYEQDIELGNTGHLGDCQAFLGTTSAPDYKSFGDPTSDMAFSSAPVTVPPSGPIPPPVLIPTQSPSSGPVPELYGSGFVLQDDPATSHSLDSLPGGQEGVWDIQASETSQMVHMNILITCVFGAFLMGALLAGLIVFCNRESFMRKQRRVHKDAESAPSCSDSPGSFVKLNGLFDSPVKEYQTNVDSPKLYTNLLSKDLKTPNGDTKTMILRDGCPPPELAALPTPESTPVLQQKGLQPIKNQWERDHRKISGHRKESNSTAKSPQFLLPSPGPPKSNPHHPHLALGHSHIPSAVVLPNATHDHPYLDNGDDTLPHPSDKKLKNPETKGSRKDQKRSVDARNTLNDLLKHLNDSVANPKAILHEGSGPRSRQHLTLEPMEELTELPPRVPSREASLYSPSSSLPRHSPTKRVDVPLCTSPTTPTGSLSMGGTLERPRGGYQLQRSASHRHSLSTSTNGVTMGVSVSRQHSMNRGAYMPPTPPSRLDSHVGMMGAGMHSPNPPSLSRQSSYSGHGSLPRTGLKRTPSLKPDVPPKPNGFAPQTPQMRMVNKYSY; this is encoded by the exons ATGGGCCACAGAGCTGCACTTCTCGGTGagctgctgcggctgctgctgctgctaacaGCTTCACGCACTCTCCTCGCAGTCAGCTTCCCCGAGGACATTGCACCCCTGGATGTCGTTGACGCACACT TTTCACGGAGGTACCCCGTGTTCAGAGGCAGGCCCTCTGGTAACGAGTCGCAGCATCGCCTTGACTTTCAGCTGATGACCAAGATACAAGACACGCTCTTCATCGCTGGCAG AGATCAGGTATACCTTGTAAGTTTGAGAGAATCCTACAGGAATGAGATCATCCCTTACCGG AAGCTGACATGGCGGTCGGGCCAGGCAGACAAAGAGATGTGTGCCGTCAAGGGAAAACACAGA GATGAGTGCCATAACTTCATCAAAGTGCTGGTTCCCAGAAATGACGATCTGGTCTTCATCTGTGGCACCAATGGCTTTAACCCCATGTGCAGATACTACAGG CTGGATAACCTGGAGTTGGATGGTGAAGAGATCAATGGGCTGGCACGGTGCCCATTTGACTCCAAGCAAACCAACGTTGCCCTTTTTGCAG AGGGGAAACTGTATTCCGCCACGGTGGCTGACTTTCAGGCTAGCGATTCTGTCATTTACCGAAGTATGGGAGATGGATCCGCCTTGAGGACCATCAAATACGACTCCAAGTGGCTTAAAG AACCTCATTTCCTGCACGCAGCCGAGTATGGGAATTATGTGTACTTTTTCTACCGAGAGATTGCAGTGGAGCACAGCAATCTGGGCAAG GTGGTCTACTCTCGCGTCGCCCGGATCTGCAAAAACGACATTGGCGGGTCGCAACGCGTTCTCGAGAAACATTGGACATCTTTTGTTAAGGCGAGACTGAACTGCTCCGTGCCGGGGGATtccttcttctactttgacGTGCTTCAGTCCATTACTGACATCATCAACATCAACGGCGTCCCGTCTGTGGTGGGCGTGTTCACCACTCAGATGAACAG TATTCCAGGGTCAGCCGTGTGTGCTTTTTCTATGGCCGACATCGAGAAAGTCTTCCGTGGTCGATTTAAAGAGCAAAAGACCGCCGACTCCATATGGACGCCGTTCCCAGAGGAGAAACTTCCTAAACCTCG ACCCGGGTGCTGCGCAGGTTACGGTCCAGCTGCATCCTTTAAGAGCTCCATCGAGTTCCCGGATGAAACCCTACAGTTCATCAAGTCACACCCTCTAATGGACACGGCTGTGCCTTCGATGGAGGACGAGCCCTGGTACACAAAGACGCGTGTCAG GTACAGGCTGACTGCGCTGGCAGTGGACAACGAAGCGGGCCCGCACAAGAACTACACAGTGGTTTTCATCGGTTCAGAGTCAGGAGTCGTGCTCAAGGTTTTGGCAAAGACCTCGTCCATGTCCCTGAATGACAGTCTGCTTCTGGAGGAGATAGACGTCTTTAACAAGGCCAA GTGCTTGTCTAATCACGACGATGATAAGCGTGTCCTATCACTGCACGTGGACAAAGACGCACATAGCCTGTACGTCGCCTTTTCAAGTTGCGTCATTCGAATTCCGCTGAGTCGCTGCGAAAGGCATTCTTCCTGCCACAA GTCTTGCATTGCATTACGTGATCCCTATTGTGGATGGAGGCCTCAAGGAGCCTGCGAAAGGATACAGCCCGGTCTTTT GACGGGCTATGAGCAGGATATTGAATTAGGAAACACTGGCCACTTGGGAGACTGTCAGG CATTTTTGGGCACTACATCAgcgccagattacaaatcatttGGCGACCCCACCTCTG ACATGGCGTTTTCATCAGCACCAGTCACTGTCCCGCCCAGTGGGCCCATACCTCCCCCAGTACTCATTCCCACTCAGAGCCCCAGTTCTGGGCCCGTTCCAGAGCTCTACGGCTCGGGTTTTGTGCTGCAGGATGACCCGGCCACCTCTCATTCTTTAGACTCTCTCCCAGGGGGGCAAGAGG gTGTGTGGGATATCCAAGCAAGTGAAACCAGCCAGATGGTCCACATGAACATCCTGATCACCTGCGTGTTTGGTGCTTTTCTCATGGGCGCTCTACTAGCTGGCCTGATTGTCTTTTGCAATCGGGAATCATTCATGCGAAAACAACGGCGTGTCCACAAGGATGCGGAATCGGCTCCATCCTGCTCGGACTCCCCTGGAAGTTTCGTCAAGCTCAATGGCCTCTTCGACAGTCCTGTAAAG GAGTACCAGACCAATGTGGATTCTCCTAAGCTGTACACCAACTTGCTGAGTAAAGACCTGAAAACGCCCAACGGCGACACCAAGACCATGATCCTGCGGGACGGTTGTCCGCCTCCTGAATTGGCCGCTCTGCCAACACCCGAGTCTACCCCTGTTCTTCAGCAGAAAGGCTTGCAGCCCATTAAAAACCAGTGGGAGAGGGATCACAGGAAGATCAGCGGCCACCGCAAAGAATCCAACTCGACGGCAAAGAGTCCCCAATTTCTCCTTCCTTCACCCGGTCCCCCCAAATCCAACCCCCACCACCCCCACCTGGCCCTGGGACATTCTCACATCCCGAGTGCAGTCGTCCTGCCCAATGCCACACATGACCATCCGTACCTTGACAATGGAGATGACACTCTGCCACATCCTTCTGATAAGAAGCTGAAGAATCCGGAAACGAAAGGAAGTAGGAAAGACCAGAAGCGGTCAGTGGACGCGAGAAATACACTAAACGACCTTCTAAAACATCTCAATGACTCCGTGGCCAACCCTAAGGCCATTCTTCATGAGGGATCGGGGCCACGCTCTCGACAACACCTCACACTGGAACCCATGGAGGAACTAACGGAACTACCTCCTAGGGTGCCAAGTCGCGAGGCCTCTTTGTACTCTCCTTCCTCCTCCCTGCCCAGGCACAGCCCCACCAAGAGGGTGGACGTCCCTTTGTGCACCAGTCCCACCACACCAACGGGCAGCCTAAGCATGGGTGGAACCTTGGAGAGGCCAAGAGGGGGCTATCAGCTCCAAAGGAGTGCTTCTCACAGGCACTCCCTGTCCACCTCAACCAATGGGGTGACTATGGGGGTATCTGTGTCTCGCCAGCACAGTATGAACAGAGGGGCATACATGCCTCCAACGCCCCCCTCCAGACTAGATTCCCATGTTGGAATGATGGGGGCTGGAATGCACTCGCCCAACCCTCCCTCTTTATCCCGGCAAAGCAGCTACAGTGGGCATGGCTCACTTCCTCGTACAGGACTTAAAAGGACCCCATCGCTAAAGCCAGATGTGCCCCCGAAACCTAATGGCTTTGCGCCACAGACTCCACAGATGCGAATGGTCAATAAGTACAGCTATTAG
- the sema6d gene encoding semaphorin-6D isoform X3: MGHRAALLGELLRLLLLLTASRTLLAVSFPEDIAPLDVVDAHFSRRYPVFRGRPSGNESQHRLDFQLMTKIQDTLFIAGRDQVYLVSLRESYRNEIIPYRKLTWRSGQADKEMCAVKGKHRDECHNFIKVLVPRNDDLVFICGTNGFNPMCRYYRLDNLELDGEEINGLARCPFDSKQTNVALFAEGKLYSATVADFQASDSVIYRSMGDGSALRTIKYDSKWLKEPHFLHAAEYGNYVYFFYREIAVEHSNLGKVVYSRVARICKNDIGGSQRVLEKHWTSFVKARLNCSVPGDSFFYFDVLQSITDIININGVPSVVGVFTTQMNSIPGSAVCAFSMADIEKVFRGRFKEQKTADSIWTPFPEEKLPKPRPGCCAGYGPAASFKSSIEFPDETLQFIKSHPLMDTAVPSMEDEPWYTKTRVRYRLTALAVDNEAGPHKNYTVVFIGSESGVVLKVLAKTSSMSLNDSLLLEEIDVFNKAKCLSNHDDDKRVLSLHVDKDAHSLYVAFSSCVIRIPLSRCERHSSCHKSCIALRDPYCGWRPQGACERIQPGLLTGYEQDIELGNTGHLGDCQAFLGTTSAPDYKSFGDPTSGVWDIQASETSQMVHMNILITCVFGAFLMGALLAGLIVFCNRESFMRKQRRVHKDAESAPSCSDSPGSFVKLNGLFDSPVKEYQTNVDSPKLYTNLLSKDLKTPNGDTKTMILRDGCPPPELAALPTPESTPVLQQKGLQPIKNQWERDHRKISGHRKESNSTAKSPQFLLPSPGPPKSNPHHPHLALGHSHIPSAVVLPNATHDHPYLDNGDDTLPHPSDKKLKNPETKGSRKDQKRSVDARNTLNDLLKHLNDSVANPKAILHEGSGPRSRQHLTLEPMEELTELPPRVPSREASLYSPSSSLPRHSPTKRVDVPLCTSPTTPTGSLSMGGTLERPRGGYQLQRSASHRHSLSTSTNGVTMGVSVSRQHSMNRGAYMPPTPPSRLDSHVGMMGAGMHSPNPPSLSRQSSYSGHGSLPRTGLKRTPSLKPDVPPKPNGFAPQTPQMRMVNKYSY, encoded by the exons ATGGGCCACAGAGCTGCACTTCTCGGTGagctgctgcggctgctgctgctgctaacaGCTTCACGCACTCTCCTCGCAGTCAGCTTCCCCGAGGACATTGCACCCCTGGATGTCGTTGACGCACACT TTTCACGGAGGTACCCCGTGTTCAGAGGCAGGCCCTCTGGTAACGAGTCGCAGCATCGCCTTGACTTTCAGCTGATGACCAAGATACAAGACACGCTCTTCATCGCTGGCAG AGATCAGGTATACCTTGTAAGTTTGAGAGAATCCTACAGGAATGAGATCATCCCTTACCGG AAGCTGACATGGCGGTCGGGCCAGGCAGACAAAGAGATGTGTGCCGTCAAGGGAAAACACAGA GATGAGTGCCATAACTTCATCAAAGTGCTGGTTCCCAGAAATGACGATCTGGTCTTCATCTGTGGCACCAATGGCTTTAACCCCATGTGCAGATACTACAGG CTGGATAACCTGGAGTTGGATGGTGAAGAGATCAATGGGCTGGCACGGTGCCCATTTGACTCCAAGCAAACCAACGTTGCCCTTTTTGCAG AGGGGAAACTGTATTCCGCCACGGTGGCTGACTTTCAGGCTAGCGATTCTGTCATTTACCGAAGTATGGGAGATGGATCCGCCTTGAGGACCATCAAATACGACTCCAAGTGGCTTAAAG AACCTCATTTCCTGCACGCAGCCGAGTATGGGAATTATGTGTACTTTTTCTACCGAGAGATTGCAGTGGAGCACAGCAATCTGGGCAAG GTGGTCTACTCTCGCGTCGCCCGGATCTGCAAAAACGACATTGGCGGGTCGCAACGCGTTCTCGAGAAACATTGGACATCTTTTGTTAAGGCGAGACTGAACTGCTCCGTGCCGGGGGATtccttcttctactttgacGTGCTTCAGTCCATTACTGACATCATCAACATCAACGGCGTCCCGTCTGTGGTGGGCGTGTTCACCACTCAGATGAACAG TATTCCAGGGTCAGCCGTGTGTGCTTTTTCTATGGCCGACATCGAGAAAGTCTTCCGTGGTCGATTTAAAGAGCAAAAGACCGCCGACTCCATATGGACGCCGTTCCCAGAGGAGAAACTTCCTAAACCTCG ACCCGGGTGCTGCGCAGGTTACGGTCCAGCTGCATCCTTTAAGAGCTCCATCGAGTTCCCGGATGAAACCCTACAGTTCATCAAGTCACACCCTCTAATGGACACGGCTGTGCCTTCGATGGAGGACGAGCCCTGGTACACAAAGACGCGTGTCAG GTACAGGCTGACTGCGCTGGCAGTGGACAACGAAGCGGGCCCGCACAAGAACTACACAGTGGTTTTCATCGGTTCAGAGTCAGGAGTCGTGCTCAAGGTTTTGGCAAAGACCTCGTCCATGTCCCTGAATGACAGTCTGCTTCTGGAGGAGATAGACGTCTTTAACAAGGCCAA GTGCTTGTCTAATCACGACGATGATAAGCGTGTCCTATCACTGCACGTGGACAAAGACGCACATAGCCTGTACGTCGCCTTTTCAAGTTGCGTCATTCGAATTCCGCTGAGTCGCTGCGAAAGGCATTCTTCCTGCCACAA GTCTTGCATTGCATTACGTGATCCCTATTGTGGATGGAGGCCTCAAGGAGCCTGCGAAAGGATACAGCCCGGTCTTTT GACGGGCTATGAGCAGGATATTGAATTAGGAAACACTGGCCACTTGGGAGACTGTCAGG CATTTTTGGGCACTACATCAgcgccagattacaaatcatttGGCGACCCCACCTCTG gTGTGTGGGATATCCAAGCAAGTGAAACCAGCCAGATGGTCCACATGAACATCCTGATCACCTGCGTGTTTGGTGCTTTTCTCATGGGCGCTCTACTAGCTGGCCTGATTGTCTTTTGCAATCGGGAATCATTCATGCGAAAACAACGGCGTGTCCACAAGGATGCGGAATCGGCTCCATCCTGCTCGGACTCCCCTGGAAGTTTCGTCAAGCTCAATGGCCTCTTCGACAGTCCTGTAAAG GAGTACCAGACCAATGTGGATTCTCCTAAGCTGTACACCAACTTGCTGAGTAAAGACCTGAAAACGCCCAACGGCGACACCAAGACCATGATCCTGCGGGACGGTTGTCCGCCTCCTGAATTGGCCGCTCTGCCAACACCCGAGTCTACCCCTGTTCTTCAGCAGAAAGGCTTGCAGCCCATTAAAAACCAGTGGGAGAGGGATCACAGGAAGATCAGCGGCCACCGCAAAGAATCCAACTCGACGGCAAAGAGTCCCCAATTTCTCCTTCCTTCACCCGGTCCCCCCAAATCCAACCCCCACCACCCCCACCTGGCCCTGGGACATTCTCACATCCCGAGTGCAGTCGTCCTGCCCAATGCCACACATGACCATCCGTACCTTGACAATGGAGATGACACTCTGCCACATCCTTCTGATAAGAAGCTGAAGAATCCGGAAACGAAAGGAAGTAGGAAAGACCAGAAGCGGTCAGTGGACGCGAGAAATACACTAAACGACCTTCTAAAACATCTCAATGACTCCGTGGCCAACCCTAAGGCCATTCTTCATGAGGGATCGGGGCCACGCTCTCGACAACACCTCACACTGGAACCCATGGAGGAACTAACGGAACTACCTCCTAGGGTGCCAAGTCGCGAGGCCTCTTTGTACTCTCCTTCCTCCTCCCTGCCCAGGCACAGCCCCACCAAGAGGGTGGACGTCCCTTTGTGCACCAGTCCCACCACACCAACGGGCAGCCTAAGCATGGGTGGAACCTTGGAGAGGCCAAGAGGGGGCTATCAGCTCCAAAGGAGTGCTTCTCACAGGCACTCCCTGTCCACCTCAACCAATGGGGTGACTATGGGGGTATCTGTGTCTCGCCAGCACAGTATGAACAGAGGGGCATACATGCCTCCAACGCCCCCCTCCAGACTAGATTCCCATGTTGGAATGATGGGGGCTGGAATGCACTCGCCCAACCCTCCCTCTTTATCCCGGCAAAGCAGCTACAGTGGGCATGGCTCACTTCCTCGTACAGGACTTAAAAGGACCCCATCGCTAAAGCCAGATGTGCCCCCGAAACCTAATGGCTTTGCGCCACAGACTCCACAGATGCGAATGGTCAATAAGTACAGCTATTAG
- the sema6d gene encoding semaphorin-6D isoform X4, translating to MGHRAALLGELLRLLLLLTASRTLLAVSFPEDIAPLDVVDAHFSRRYPVFRGRPSGNESQHRLDFQLMTKIQDTLFIAGRDQVYLVSLRESYRNEIIPYRKLTWRSGQADKEMCAVKGKHRDECHNFIKVLVPRNDDLVFICGTNGFNPMCRYYRLDNLELDGEEINGLARCPFDSKQTNVALFAEGKLYSATVADFQASDSVIYRSMGDGSALRTIKYDSKWLKEPHFLHAAEYGNYVYFFYREIAVEHSNLGKVVYSRVARICKNDIGGSQRVLEKHWTSFVKARLNCSVPGDSFFYFDVLQSITDIININGVPSVVGVFTTQMNSIPGSAVCAFSMADIEKVFRGRFKEQKTADSIWTPFPEEKLPKPRPGCCAGYGPAASFKSSIEFPDETLQFIKSHPLMDTAVPSMEDEPWYTKTRVRYRLTALAVDNEAGPHKNYTVVFIGSESGVVLKVLAKTSSMSLNDSLLLEEIDVFNKAKCLSNHDDDKRVLSLHVDKDAHSLYVAFSSCVIRIPLSRCERHSSCHKSCIALRDPYCGWRPQGACERIQPGLLTGYEQDIELGNTGHLGDCQGVWDIQASETSQMVHMNILITCVFGAFLMGALLAGLIVFCNRESFMRKQRRVHKDAESAPSCSDSPGSFVKLNGLFDSPVKEYQTNVDSPKLYTNLLSKDLKTPNGDTKTMILRDGCPPPELAALPTPESTPVLQQKGLQPIKNQWERDHRKISGHRKESNSTAKSPQFLLPSPGPPKSNPHHPHLALGHSHIPSAVVLPNATHDHPYLDNGDDTLPHPSDKKLKNPETKGSRKDQKRSVDARNTLNDLLKHLNDSVANPKAILHEGSGPRSRQHLTLEPMEELTELPPRVPSREASLYSPSSSLPRHSPTKRVDVPLCTSPTTPTGSLSMGGTLERPRGGYQLQRSASHRHSLSTSTNGVTMGVSVSRQHSMNRGAYMPPTPPSRLDSHVGMMGAGMHSPNPPSLSRQSSYSGHGSLPRTGLKRTPSLKPDVPPKPNGFAPQTPQMRMVNKYSY from the exons ATGGGCCACAGAGCTGCACTTCTCGGTGagctgctgcggctgctgctgctgctaacaGCTTCACGCACTCTCCTCGCAGTCAGCTTCCCCGAGGACATTGCACCCCTGGATGTCGTTGACGCACACT TTTCACGGAGGTACCCCGTGTTCAGAGGCAGGCCCTCTGGTAACGAGTCGCAGCATCGCCTTGACTTTCAGCTGATGACCAAGATACAAGACACGCTCTTCATCGCTGGCAG AGATCAGGTATACCTTGTAAGTTTGAGAGAATCCTACAGGAATGAGATCATCCCTTACCGG AAGCTGACATGGCGGTCGGGCCAGGCAGACAAAGAGATGTGTGCCGTCAAGGGAAAACACAGA GATGAGTGCCATAACTTCATCAAAGTGCTGGTTCCCAGAAATGACGATCTGGTCTTCATCTGTGGCACCAATGGCTTTAACCCCATGTGCAGATACTACAGG CTGGATAACCTGGAGTTGGATGGTGAAGAGATCAATGGGCTGGCACGGTGCCCATTTGACTCCAAGCAAACCAACGTTGCCCTTTTTGCAG AGGGGAAACTGTATTCCGCCACGGTGGCTGACTTTCAGGCTAGCGATTCTGTCATTTACCGAAGTATGGGAGATGGATCCGCCTTGAGGACCATCAAATACGACTCCAAGTGGCTTAAAG AACCTCATTTCCTGCACGCAGCCGAGTATGGGAATTATGTGTACTTTTTCTACCGAGAGATTGCAGTGGAGCACAGCAATCTGGGCAAG GTGGTCTACTCTCGCGTCGCCCGGATCTGCAAAAACGACATTGGCGGGTCGCAACGCGTTCTCGAGAAACATTGGACATCTTTTGTTAAGGCGAGACTGAACTGCTCCGTGCCGGGGGATtccttcttctactttgacGTGCTTCAGTCCATTACTGACATCATCAACATCAACGGCGTCCCGTCTGTGGTGGGCGTGTTCACCACTCAGATGAACAG TATTCCAGGGTCAGCCGTGTGTGCTTTTTCTATGGCCGACATCGAGAAAGTCTTCCGTGGTCGATTTAAAGAGCAAAAGACCGCCGACTCCATATGGACGCCGTTCCCAGAGGAGAAACTTCCTAAACCTCG ACCCGGGTGCTGCGCAGGTTACGGTCCAGCTGCATCCTTTAAGAGCTCCATCGAGTTCCCGGATGAAACCCTACAGTTCATCAAGTCACACCCTCTAATGGACACGGCTGTGCCTTCGATGGAGGACGAGCCCTGGTACACAAAGACGCGTGTCAG GTACAGGCTGACTGCGCTGGCAGTGGACAACGAAGCGGGCCCGCACAAGAACTACACAGTGGTTTTCATCGGTTCAGAGTCAGGAGTCGTGCTCAAGGTTTTGGCAAAGACCTCGTCCATGTCCCTGAATGACAGTCTGCTTCTGGAGGAGATAGACGTCTTTAACAAGGCCAA GTGCTTGTCTAATCACGACGATGATAAGCGTGTCCTATCACTGCACGTGGACAAAGACGCACATAGCCTGTACGTCGCCTTTTCAAGTTGCGTCATTCGAATTCCGCTGAGTCGCTGCGAAAGGCATTCTTCCTGCCACAA GTCTTGCATTGCATTACGTGATCCCTATTGTGGATGGAGGCCTCAAGGAGCCTGCGAAAGGATACAGCCCGGTCTTTT GACGGGCTATGAGCAGGATATTGAATTAGGAAACACTGGCCACTTGGGAGACTGTCAGG gTGTGTGGGATATCCAAGCAAGTGAAACCAGCCAGATGGTCCACATGAACATCCTGATCACCTGCGTGTTTGGTGCTTTTCTCATGGGCGCTCTACTAGCTGGCCTGATTGTCTTTTGCAATCGGGAATCATTCATGCGAAAACAACGGCGTGTCCACAAGGATGCGGAATCGGCTCCATCCTGCTCGGACTCCCCTGGAAGTTTCGTCAAGCTCAATGGCCTCTTCGACAGTCCTGTAAAG GAGTACCAGACCAATGTGGATTCTCCTAAGCTGTACACCAACTTGCTGAGTAAAGACCTGAAAACGCCCAACGGCGACACCAAGACCATGATCCTGCGGGACGGTTGTCCGCCTCCTGAATTGGCCGCTCTGCCAACACCCGAGTCTACCCCTGTTCTTCAGCAGAAAGGCTTGCAGCCCATTAAAAACCAGTGGGAGAGGGATCACAGGAAGATCAGCGGCCACCGCAAAGAATCCAACTCGACGGCAAAGAGTCCCCAATTTCTCCTTCCTTCACCCGGTCCCCCCAAATCCAACCCCCACCACCCCCACCTGGCCCTGGGACATTCTCACATCCCGAGTGCAGTCGTCCTGCCCAATGCCACACATGACCATCCGTACCTTGACAATGGAGATGACACTCTGCCACATCCTTCTGATAAGAAGCTGAAGAATCCGGAAACGAAAGGAAGTAGGAAAGACCAGAAGCGGTCAGTGGACGCGAGAAATACACTAAACGACCTTCTAAAACATCTCAATGACTCCGTGGCCAACCCTAAGGCCATTCTTCATGAGGGATCGGGGCCACGCTCTCGACAACACCTCACACTGGAACCCATGGAGGAACTAACGGAACTACCTCCTAGGGTGCCAAGTCGCGAGGCCTCTTTGTACTCTCCTTCCTCCTCCCTGCCCAGGCACAGCCCCACCAAGAGGGTGGACGTCCCTTTGTGCACCAGTCCCACCACACCAACGGGCAGCCTAAGCATGGGTGGAACCTTGGAGAGGCCAAGAGGGGGCTATCAGCTCCAAAGGAGTGCTTCTCACAGGCACTCCCTGTCCACCTCAACCAATGGGGTGACTATGGGGGTATCTGTGTCTCGCCAGCACAGTATGAACAGAGGGGCATACATGCCTCCAACGCCCCCCTCCAGACTAGATTCCCATGTTGGAATGATGGGGGCTGGAATGCACTCGCCCAACCCTCCCTCTTTATCCCGGCAAAGCAGCTACAGTGGGCATGGCTCACTTCCTCGTACAGGACTTAAAAGGACCCCATCGCTAAAGCCAGATGTGCCCCCGAAACCTAATGGCTTTGCGCCACAGACTCCACAGATGCGAATGGTCAATAAGTACAGCTATTAG